From Vigna unguiculata cultivar IT97K-499-35 chromosome 5, ASM411807v1, whole genome shotgun sequence, the proteins below share one genomic window:
- the LOC114185069 gene encoding uncharacterized protein LOC114185069, with protein MDAVVTATTESALQIVGGAVKRHVGYIFKYSDKFKEVKHYIKMLRNAKSRVQNEVTKAKMNAEEIEDDVQEWLKQVDEKIEKYSSFIDDERHEKTRCSFGFFPNNFQLRYRLGRNAAKMIEEIKADELWNKKFDKVSYRVRPSNDAALANIGYESFASRTKTMKMIMQALKDSTINLIGLYGVGGVGKTTLVKEVAKQAKEKKLFNTVVMANVTRNLDLKKVQGQIAEMLGMKLEEEAEIVRADRIRKRIIEEKENTLIILDDLWDGLDMNRLGIPCRDDENAIQQLGYYKKMERQEFSNNFKRMEENMNRLGIPCRDDENDIQQLGCYKKMERQEFSNNFKRMEENMLTTNFTKTKKEKLLGDHKRCKILLTSRSKEVICNQMNVPETSTFLIGVIDGKESETLLKKMAGIHLRNSMFDGKANEIAKMCGGLPIALVSIGRALKNKSSFVWNDVCRQIKKQSFTEAHESIEFSVKLSYDHLKNEELKCIFLQCARMGSDALIIDLVKFCLGLGVLQGVQTISETKYRVNVLIEELKESSLLVECYSTECFNMHDIVRDVALSISAKERNVLFMKNDILDEWPHEDEQAKYSAIFLHYCDINDELPESIYCPRLEVLHIDNKNECLEIPNNFFKDMIRLRVLILTGVNLSCLPSSIKSLKKLRMLCLERCILGENLEIIGELKKLRILTLSGSNFECLPLEFGQLDKLQLFDISNCSKLRVIPSNIISRMKNLEEYYKRDNLITWDFENTIQSGNASFSDLRHLNRLRSVEIHIPSIDDFPQNVFFNKLDSYKIVIGKFNILTQGEFKMPDKYEVVKFLALDLKEDVDIHSKKWVKMLFKSVENLLLGELNDVHDILNELNVEGFPNLKHLFIVNNSGIQHIINSKEELHLLCAFPILESMCLYKLENMEKICDTQLAEASFCRLKIIKIKTCDKLENVFTFSMVRSLTMLEQVEVCACDSLKEIVSAERQTSTTSDNKIEFPQLRFLTLQCLPTFSSLYSNDKLTCSAQLLQNQVPDKNKDITTDACFALFNEKVSIPKLESLQLSMINIHKIWSDQSLQCSENLTTLNVTDCSNLKYLLSISMAGCLVNLQNLLVSESEKMENIFCPEDPKKNIDVFPKLKNMQIICMEKLETIWQPHIGLNSFHNLDSLIIRECHKLVTVFPSYMMQILQSLQTLNIINCELVEIIFDFGNIPQTYDRNETNLHSVYIKMLPNLVHVWKDNTRETKYKNLKRVDVRDNPNLKYLFPLSIVNDLEKLEVLNIWNCGAMKEIVAGDKGSNENAITFKFPHLDVLLFQQSPELENFYRGAHTVEWPLLKKLAITNCFKLEGIRTKIENSQGKSIGLATEKVIYNLEWMLMNLGEGGMFQKYAVSVPRMHKLQSLVTWGLKNTKILFQMLHRLPNLEKLTLAGSSMKRIWTPESLISHEKIGVMQLKELELLQLWCLEEIGFEHDSLLQSIERLVIVECLKLINLASTSISFTSLTYLEVSDCSGLRNLMTSSSAKSLIQLTTMKISFCPMMVEIIEENEEEKVEEIEFRQLKVLELVSLQNLTSFCSSDKCDLKFRLLENLVVSGCFKMSKFSKVHKAPNLQKIHVVAGEKDKWYWEGDLNGTLQKMITYKAHFEYSKHMELVEYPELTRVRHGKPIFPDNFFCCLKTLEFVAASKIQIVIPSYVLPYMKNIEELKVNSCGAAQVIFDIVDTETRHKSIVFLLKRLTLESLSNLECVWNKNPKGIASFPNLQEVVVNSCDSLKSLFPSSLPRNLGKLKTLRISWCNKLEEIVGKEDAMEHGVSETFEFPSLLSLNLLHLPRLSCFYPGKHHLECPRLETLYVHVCSKLKLFTSEFHCHKETVIHSDQNIVPIMRLQQPLFSVEKVVPKLKELNVNEENITFLSEAHLPRNLLCKLSILYVIFEGYDNNKGTLLFDFLHKVPNLKKLLVSGCYGLTEIFPHEKLQVHDGILVGLELEHPWVKSLSEKLESLTLNNCPRLEKLVPCDVSFVNLKELILTHCKRMEYVCTFSTVKSMVQLERLDIQGCESMKKVVKEEDENAFDEIIFGRLRELILISLQRLECFYMGNATLQFPCLPLARVAKCPNMKTFSKGIINAPSFLGVVTSKEVWDCQFDDDINTTMERLFHEQVERFACDIQHLRFGYHPQLEEIWLGVVPMPSENCFNNLKYLIVFEYENLSHVIPFYILPLLRNLQEIHVVNCQSVKAIFDMKNMGADNKPASKYSLPLKKLILNRLPNLESVWNLNVDEIIGLQDLQEVYIYKCQRLKSLFRSSAANHLVILFVRNCPSLEEIFVEDEAALKGATKELIFHCLTSITLWKLPELKYLFPGKHSLEWPMLSRLNIFHCDKLKWFTIEHHSQVADHQLDFSNDEQAIFVAEKIFPNLEVLSLTKEDVTVISHGLFQGKANPQIAIHDREHQTITKEEAVIGQGQFDTDAANLLQNLKYLQLQCYHAEDESNTLFSSGLIEKIPNLKTLKVLCSTFNEIFTSQKPNADCAKIVLKLKGLYLDTLKRLSSIGLEHSWVEPLLKTLETLDVGLCPCLKILVPSNVSFSNLINLTVDGCHGLVYLLTLSTARSLGLLKNLSVQDCQAIEEIVSKEGDHESIEDEIIFGQLRTLSLQFLPNFVGFHTGTSKFIFPLLSQMNLMGCPQMKYFFEHDLRQFVPSNFATL; from the exons ATGGATGCAGTGGTCACAGCAACTACAGAAAGCGCACTGCAAATTGTTGGAGGTGCGGTCAAACGACATGTGGGCTACATTTTTAAGTACAGTGACAAATTTAAAGAGGTAAAACATTACATTAAGATGCTACGCAATGCTAAGAGCAGGGTACAAAATGAAGTTACTAAAGCGAAAATGAATGCGGAAGAAATTGAAGATGATGTTCAAGAATGGTTAAAACAGGTAGAtgaaaagatagaaaaatattCAAGTTTTATCGATGATGAACGCCATGAAAAGACGAGGTGCTCCTTTGGTTTCTTTCCAAATAACTTCCAGTTGAGGTATCGATTAGGAAGGAATGCTGCAAAGATGATAGAGGAAATCAAAGCAGATGAACTTTGGAATAAAAAGTTTGATAAAGTTTCATATCGGGTACGTCCATCCAACGATGCTGCTTTGGCAAACATTGGTTATGAAAGCTTTGCATCAAGAACCAAAACTATGAAAATGATTATGCAAGCATTGAAAGATTCTACAATTAACTTGATTGGACTTTACGGGGTTGGTGGTGTGGGTAAGACCACCTTAGTCAAAGAAGTTGCTAAGCaagcaaaagaaaagaagttgTTCAACACGGTGGTTATGGCAAATGTAACAAGAAATCTAGACTTAAAGAAAGTTCAAGGACAAATTGCTGAGATGTTAGGAATGAAATTGGAAGAGGAAGCTGAGATTGTAAGAGCAGATCGCATTCGAAAGAGGATAATAGAGGAAAAAGAGAACACTCTTATAATCCTAGATGATCTATGGGATGGATTGGACATGAATAGACTGGGGATTCCATGTCGTGATGATGAGAATGCCATCCAACAATTAGGTTATTACAAGAAGATGGAAAGACAAGAGTTTTCTAACAATTTCAAAAGGATGGAGGAAAACATGAATAGACTGGGGATTCCATGTCGTGATGATGAGAATGACATCCAACAATTAGGTTGTTACAAGAAGATGGAAAGACAAGAGTTTTCTAACAATTTCAAAAGGATGGAGGAAAACATGTTGACCACTAATTTCACTAAaacgaaaaaagaaaagttactTGGTGATCATAAGCGATGTAAAATTCTTCTAACGTCTAGAAGTAAAGAAGTGATATGTAATCAAATGAATGTACCAGAGACATCCACATTCTTGATAGGAGTCATTGATGGTAAGGAGTCAGAGACTTTGCTTAAAAAAATGGCTGGAATTCACTTGCGGAATTCCATGTTTGATGGGAAGGCTAACGAAATCGCCAAAATGTGTGGTGGATTGCCTATAGCATTAGTTTCCATAGGAAGAGCACTAAAGAATAAAAGCTCCTTTGTATGGAATGATGTTTGTcgacaaattaaaaaacaaagtttTACAGAAGCACATGAATCTATAGAGTTCTCGGTAAAGTTGAGTTATGATCATCTGAAAAATGAGGAGCTCAAGTGCATTTTCTTACAATGTGCTAGAATGGGAAGTGATGCTTTGATTATAGACTTGGTGAAATTTTGTTTGGGTTTAGGTGTTCTTCAAGGAGTCCAAACAATTAGCGAAACCAAATATAGAGTAAATGTGTTGATAGAAGAGCTAAAGGAGTCAAGTTTGCTAGTGGAATGTTACTCTACTGAGTGCTTCAACATGCATGATATTGTGCGTGATGTCGCTCTTTCAATATCAGCCAAAGAAAGGAATGTACTTTTCATGAAAAATGACATATTAGATGAGTGGCCTCATGAAGACGAACAAGCTAAGTACAGTGCAATTTTCTTACACTATTGTGATATTAATGATGAACTTCCTGAGAGTATATATTGTCCTAGACTTGAAGTCTTAcatatagataataaaaatgaatgtttGGAAAtaccaaacaatttttttaaagatatgaTTCGTCTCAGAGTATTGATATTGACTGGTGTTAATCTATCATGCTTACCTTCCTCAATTAAAAGcctaaaaaaattgagaatgcTTTGTTTGGAGAGATGCATTCTAGGAGAAAACTTAGAAATTATTGGAGAGTTAAAGAAACTACGAATTCTTACTCTTTCAGGATCCAATTTTGAATGTTTACCCCTAGAATTTGGACAACTGGATAAGTTGCAACTTTTTGACATAAGCAATTGTTCAAAACTAAGAGTAATACCTTCCAATATCATATCAAGGATGAAAAATTTGGAGGAGTATTATAAGAGAGACAACTTGATTACATGGGATTTTGAAAATACAATCCAAAGTGGAAATGCTAGTTTTTCTGACTTGAGGCATTTGAATCGATTAAGAAGTGTAGAAATACACATTCCAAGCATAGATGATTTTCCTCAGAATGTGTTCTTTAATAAGTTGGATAGTTACAAGATTGTGATTGGAAAATTCAACATACTTACACAGGGAGAATTCAAAATGCCTGACAAGTATGAAGTAGTGAAGTTTTTGGCATTGGATCTAAAAGAAGATGTTGACATTCATTCTAAAAAATGGGTTAAGatgttgttcaaaagtgtagAAAATTTGTTACTGGGAGAACTCAATGACGTGCATGATATTTTGAATGAACTAAACGTTGAAGGATTTCCAAATTTAAAGCATTTATTCATTGTAAATAACTCTGGCATTCAACACATTATAAACTCAAAGGAGGAGTTGCATCTGCTATGTGCTTTTCCCATATTGGAGTCCATGTGTCTATACAAACTGGAGAATATGGAGAAAATATGTGACACTCAACTTGCAGAAGCCTCTTTCTGCAGATTAAAAATCATCAAGATTAAAACATGTGATAAGttggaaaatgttttcacaTTTTCCATGGTCAGATCCCTCACCATGCTTGAACAAGTTGAAGTATGTGCATGTGATTCTTTGAAGGAGATAGTTTCTGCTGAAAGACAAACTAGCACAACCAGTGACAACAAGATAGAGTTTCCTCAGTTGCGATTTTTAACATTACAATGTTTACcaacattttcttctttatattccAATGACAAGTTGACTTGTAGTGCACAGTTATTGCAAAATCAAGTGCCAGACAAGAATAAAGATATTACCACTGATGCTTGCTTTGCACTCTTCAATGAAAAG GTTTCAATTCCCAAATTAGAATCGTTGCAGTTGTCTATGATCAACATCCACAAGATATGGAGTGATCAATCTTTGCAATGTTCTGAAAATTTGACTACATTGAATGTTACAGATtgtagtaatttaaaatatttactgtCAATCTCCATGGCTGGATGTTTGGTGAATCTCCAAAACCTTCTTGTTAGTGAATCTGAAAAGATGGAGAATATATTCTGCCCAGAAGATCCAAAG AAAAATATTGATGTTTTTCCCAAGTTGAAGAATATGCAGATCATTTGCATGGAGAAACTTGAAACCATTTGGCAGCCCCATATTGGTCTCAATTCCTTCCATAATTTGGATTCTTTGATAATAAGAGAGTGTCACAAACTAGTTACGGTTTTTCCTAGTTATATGATGCAAATACTTCAGAGCCTTCAAACATTGAACATTATTAATTGCGAGTTAGTTGAAATCATATTTGATTTTGGAAATATTCCGCAAACTTATGATAGGAATGAAACAAACTTGCATAGTGTGTATATCAAAATGCTTCCAAATTTGGTGCACGTATGGAAGGATAACACCagagaaacaaaatataaaaatctgaAAAGAGTAGATGTTCGGGATAATCCAAATCTAAAATATCTCTTTCCACTTTCTATTGTCAATGACTTAGAAAAACTGGAAGTACTTAACATATGGAATTGCGGTGCAATGAAGGAGATTGTTGCTGGGGATAAAGGTTCAAATGAAAATGCTATCACTTTTAAATTTCCTCATCTAGATGTTCTATTGTTTCAACAATCACCTGAACTTGAGAATTTCTACCGGGGAGCTCACACTGTAGAGTGGCCATTATTGAAGAAGTTGGCGATAACCAATTGCTTCAAATTGGAAGGGATCCgtacaaaaatagaaaactcACAAGGGAAATCAATTGGTTTAGCTACAGAAAAG GTGATATACAACTTAGAATGGATGTTAATGAACTTGGGCGAAGGGGGGATGTTTCAAAAGTATGCTGTCAGTGTTCCGAGAATGCACAAACTTCAATCACTTGTTACCTGGGGATTGAAGAATACTAAAATTCTTTTTCAGATGCTTCATAGACTTCctaatttggaaaaattaaCATTGGCAGGTTCTTCCATGAAAAGAATTTGGACTCCTGAAAGCCTCATTTCACATGAAAAAATAGGTGTTATGCAACTTAAGGAGTTGGAATTACTTCAATTATGGTGTTTGGAGGAGATAGGTTTTGAGCATGACTCCCTTCTACAAAGCATTGAGCGCTTAGTCATTGTTGAATGTTTGAAATTGATAAATTTAGCATCAACCTCAATATCATTCACCTCATTAACATATTTGGAAGTGAGTGATTGTAGTGGGTTGAGGAATTTAATGACATCTTCAAGTGCTAAAAGCTTAATTCAACTCACAACTATGAAGATAAGCTTTTGTCCCATGATGGTGGAAAtcattgaagaaaatgaagaggaaaaggtagaaGAAATTGAGTTTAGACAATTAAAAGTTTTAGAATTGGTGTCTTTACAAAATCTCACAAGTTTCTGCTCTTCAGATAAATGTGACTTAAAGTTCCGATTACTGGAAAACTTAGTAGTGAGTGGATgctttaaaatgtcaaaattctCTAAAGTTCACAAAGCtccaaatttacaaaaaatacatGTTGTTGCTGGAGAAAAGGACAAATGGTATTGGGAAGGTGATTTAAATGGCACCCTACAAAAAATGATCACATACAAG GCTCATTTTGAATATTCAAAGCACATGGAACTTGTGGAGTATCCCGAGTTAACAAGAGTTCGGCATGGGAAACCCATCTTTCCAGACAACTTCTTTTGCTGTTTAAAAACACTGGAATTCGTTGCAGCAAGTAAAATACAGATTGTAATTCCATCTTATGTACTTCCTTACATGAAGAACATAGAAGAACTGAAAGTCAATAGTTGTGGTGCAGCGCAAGTAATATTTGATATAGTTGACACTGAAACCAGGCACAAGTCAATAGTCTTTCTTTTGAAGAGACTTACTTTAGAAAGCTTGTCAAATTTGGAATGTGTATGGAACAAAAATCCTAAAGGAATTGCCAGCTTTCCCAATTTGCAAGAAGTTGTTGTTAACAGCTGTGACAGCTTGAAATCTTTGTTCCCTTCATCCCTTCCAAGAAATCTTGGGAAGCTTAAGACACTTCGAATAAGCTGGTGTAACAAATTGGAAGAAATTGTTGGAAAGGAAGATGCAATGGAACATGGAGTAAGTGAAACGTTTGAATTTCCTAGTTTACTCTCACTAAATCTTCTTCATTTGCCACGACTTAGTTGTTTTTATCCTGGAAAACACCATCTAGAATGCCCCAGATTAGAAACCTTATACGTGCACGTTTGCTCTAAGTTGAAGTTATTCACATCAGAATTTCATTGCCACAAAGAAACAGTTATACACAGTGATCAAAATATTGTTCCAATTATGCGTCTACAGCAACCCCTGTTCTCGGTTGAAAAG GTTGTTCCGAAGCTTAAGGAGTTGAACGTGAACGAGGAAAACATTACCTTCTTGAGCGAAGCACATTTGCCACGAAACCTCCTTTGCAAATTAAGTATTCTCTATGTAATCTTTGAGGGTTATGACAATAATAAAGGTACTTTGCTATTTGATTTCCTTCACAAGGTACCCAATTTAAAGAAACTTCTCGTGAGTGGGTGCTATGGTCTAACGGAGATATTTCCCCATGAAAAACTCCAAGTTCATGACGGAATACTTGTGGGATTAGAGTTAGAGCACCCATGGGTAAAGTCATTATCTGAAAAGCTTGAATCATTAACACTTAATAATTGTCCTCGGTTAGAGAAATTAGTACCTTGTGATGTATCTTTCGTGAATTTGAAAGAATTGATTCTGACACATTGTAAAAGGATGGAGTATGTATGTACATTTTCAACTGTGAAAAGTATGGTGCAACTTGAAAGGCTAGATATCCAAGGTTGTGAATCAATGAAAAAAGTtgtaaaagaagaagatgaaaacgCTTTTGATGAGATCATATTTGGACGTCTTAGAGAGTTAATACTGATTTCCTTACAAAGACTAGAATGCTTTTATATGGGGAATGCCACTTTACAATTCCCATGTTTGCCATTAGCTAGAGTGGCTAAATGCCCCAACATGAAAACATTCTCTAAAGGAATCATAAATGCCCCATCGTTTTTGGGTGTTGTGACATCAAAGGAGGTTTGGGATTGTCAGTTTGATGATGACATCAACACAACAATGGAGAGGTTGTTTCACGAACAG GTGGAAAGGTTCGCATGCGATATACAACATTTGAGATTTGGTTATCACCCTCAATTAGAAGAGATATGGCTTGGTGTAGTTCCTATGCCAAGTGAAAATTGTTTCaacaatttgaaatatttaattgtgtTTGAATATGAAAACTTATCCCATGTCattcctttttatatacttCCATTATTACGCAACTTGCAAGAGATCCATGTAGTCAACTGCCAATCTGTTAAGGCGATATTTGATATGAAAAATATGGGAGCAGACAATAAACCAGCTTCTAAGTATTCTCTTCCTTTGAAGAAATTGATTCTCAATCGTTTGCCAAATCTGGAGAGTGTCTGGAATCTGAATGTTGATGAAATTATCGGTCTTCAAGACTTGCAAGAAGTGTACATTTATAAATGTCAAAGACTTAAAAGTTTGTTTAGATCATCAGCGGCCAATCATCTTGTTATTCTTTTTGTGAGAAATTGTCCAAGCCTGGAGGAAATTTTTGTAGAAGATGAAGCAGCCTTGAAGGGAGCAACTAAAGAGCTCATTTTCCATTGTCTGACCTCAATAACTCTATGGAAATTGCCTGAGCTCAAGTATCTCTTCCCTGGAAAACACTCCCTAGAATGGCCAATGCTATCACGTCTTAATATATTTCATTGTGACAAGTTGAAATGGTTTACAATTGAACATCATAGTCAAGTTGCAGATCATcaacttgatttttcaaatgaTGAGCAAGCCATTTTCGTTGCTGAAAAG ATCTTTCCAAACTTGGAGGTTTTGTCACTCACAAAGGAAGATGTCACGGTGATATCGCATGGATTGTTTCAGGGAAAGGCAAATCCtcaaatt GCTATCCATGACAGGGAGCATCAAACAATAACTAAGGAAGAAGCTGTGATTGGGCAAGGACAATTCGATACAGATGCTGCAAACCTTCTGCAAAATTTGAAATATCTCCAATTGCAATGTTATCATGCGGAAGATGAGTCAAATACATTATTCTCAAGTGGCTTAATTGAAAAGATACCAAACCTTAAAACACTGAAAGTTCTTTGTTCGACCTTCAATGAAATATTCACCTCCCAAAAACCTAATGCTGATTGTgccaaaattgttttaaagctAAAAGGCTTATATTTGGATACTCTCAAAAGGCTTAGTTCCATAGGGTTGGAGCACTCATGGGTAGAACCATTACTTAAAACACTAGAAACATTGGATGTAGGGTTATGCCCTTGCCTGAAAATCCTAGTGCCATCCAATGTGtccttttcaaatcttataAATTTGACTGTTGATGGATGTCATGGATTAGTATATTTGCTCACACTCTCAACAGCCAGAAGTCTAGGTCTTCTCAAGAACCTGTCCGTACAAGATTGTCAAGCAATAGAGGAAATAGTGTCCAAAGAGGGTGATCATGAATCCATTGAGGATGAGATAATATTTGGACAGCTCCGAACCTTGTCCCTTCAATTTTTACCAAACTTTGTAGGATTTCACACAGGCACTTCCAAGTTCATATTCCCATTGTTGTCTCAAATGAATTTGATGGGATGCCCCCAAATGAAATATTTCTTCGAGCATGATTTGCGTCAATTCGTACCTTCCAACTTTGCGACTTTGTAG